In Streptomyces qaidamensis, one DNA window encodes the following:
- a CDS encoding carbohydrate ABC transporter permease has product MSAQATDIKPATGGGALRHKLPGSLAWHLGSLLILAVILYPVIWVVGGSFKKSEDIVGSLDLFPGDPVVDNYKSLADGIADISVSTFFFNSLFLAVGSVIGILVSCSLTAYAFARIRFAGRNLLFTLMIGTLLLPYHVLLIPQYVLFRNMEMINTYTPLLLGKYLATEAFFIFLMVQFMRNMPKELDEAARLDGCGHFRIYWSIVLPLSRPALITSAIFTFINSWNDFMGPLIYLNEPDKYTVSLGLKMFVDQEGLANYGGMIAMSLVALLPVLAFFLAFQRYLIDGMATSGLKG; this is encoded by the coding sequence ATGAGTGCGCAGGCCACCGACATCAAGCCCGCCACCGGAGGCGGAGCGCTGCGCCACAAGCTGCCCGGCTCCCTCGCCTGGCATCTCGGGTCCCTGCTGATCCTCGCGGTGATTCTCTACCCGGTGATCTGGGTCGTCGGCGGGTCCTTCAAGAAGAGCGAGGACATCGTCGGCAGTCTGGATCTCTTCCCGGGTGACCCGGTCGTCGACAACTACAAGAGCCTCGCCGACGGCATCGCCGACATCTCGGTCTCCACGTTCTTCTTCAACTCGCTCTTCCTGGCGGTCGGTTCGGTCATCGGCATCCTGGTGTCCTGCTCGCTGACGGCCTACGCCTTCGCGAGGATCAGGTTCGCGGGCCGCAATCTGCTGTTCACGCTGATGATCGGGACGCTCCTGCTGCCGTACCACGTGCTGCTGATCCCGCAGTACGTGCTGTTCCGCAACATGGAGATGATCAACACCTACACACCGCTGCTGCTCGGGAAGTACCTGGCCACCGAGGCGTTCTTCATCTTCCTGATGGTGCAGTTCATGCGCAACATGCCCAAGGAGCTGGACGAGGCGGCCCGCCTCGACGGCTGCGGGCACTTCCGGATCTACTGGTCGATCGTCCTGCCGCTGAGCCGGCCGGCCCTGATCACCAGTGCGATCTTCACGTTCATCAACTCCTGGAACGACTTCATGGGCCCGCTGATCTACCTCAACGAGCCCGACAAGTACACGGTCTCGCTCGGCCTGAAGATGTTCGTCGACCAGGAAGGGCTGGCCAACTACGGCGGCATGATCGCCATGTCGCTGGTGGCGCTGCTGCCGGTGCTCGCCTTCTTCCTCGCCTTCCAGCGGTATCTGATCGACGGCATGGCCACGTCGGGTCTGAAGGGCTGA
- a CDS encoding carbohydrate ABC transporter permease, whose translation MGTTVTHAPAMEDLPKGKGSEPRHGPVDSPRPAALKRRRRRENLAGYLFMSPWIAGFLLLTAGPMIASLYYAFTDYNLFDAPKWIGFDNFSEMFGDPRWRHSVQVTLWYVAVGTPLKLLAALGVALLLAQSRRGQAFYRAAFYAPSLIGASVSIAIVWKAIFSDDAVVDRAQKIFGIDVGGWTGDPDMIIYSLVALTVWQFGAPMVIFLAGLKQVPRELYEAAEVDGAGKMRRFWNITLPMISPVLFFNVLLETIHSFQIFSSAYIVGGGAGGNACGPADGSMVYTCYLYVQGFENSRMGLASAMAWLLLIAVALVTAVLFWSQKRWVHYEEGAR comes from the coding sequence ATGGGAACCACCGTGACGCACGCCCCAGCGATGGAGGACCTGCCCAAGGGCAAGGGCTCCGAGCCGCGGCACGGTCCGGTGGACTCCCCGCGCCCCGCCGCCCTCAAGCGGCGGCGGCGCCGGGAGAACCTGGCCGGCTATCTCTTCATGTCCCCGTGGATCGCCGGGTTCCTGCTGCTCACCGCGGGACCGATGATCGCCTCGCTCTACTACGCCTTCACCGACTACAACCTGTTCGACGCGCCCAAGTGGATCGGCTTCGACAACTTCTCCGAGATGTTCGGGGACCCGCGCTGGCGCCACTCGGTGCAGGTGACGCTCTGGTACGTCGCCGTCGGCACGCCGTTGAAGCTGCTCGCGGCCCTCGGTGTGGCGCTGCTGCTCGCCCAGAGCCGGCGCGGTCAGGCCTTCTACCGGGCCGCCTTCTACGCGCCGTCGCTCATCGGCGCGAGCGTCTCCATCGCGATCGTGTGGAAGGCGATCTTCTCGGACGACGCGGTCGTCGACCGTGCCCAGAAGATCTTCGGGATCGACGTCGGCGGCTGGACCGGCGACCCGGACATGATCATCTACAGCCTGGTGGCGCTCACCGTCTGGCAGTTCGGCGCCCCCATGGTCATCTTCCTGGCCGGCCTCAAGCAGGTCCCGCGCGAGTTGTACGAGGCGGCCGAGGTCGACGGGGCGGGCAAGATGCGCCGCTTCTGGAACATCACGCTGCCGATGATCTCCCCCGTCCTCTTCTTCAACGTCCTGCTGGAGACGATCCACTCCTTCCAGATCTTCAGCTCGGCGTACATCGTCGGCGGCGGTGCGGGGGGCAACGCCTGCGGCCCTGCCGACGGCTCGATGGTCTATACCTGCTACCTCTACGTCCAGGGCTTCGAGAACAGCCGCATGGGTCTGGCCTCCGCGATGGCCTGGCTCCTGCTGATCGCGGTCGCCCTGGTGACGGCGGTGCTGTTCTGGTCCCAGAAGCGCTGGGTGCACTACGAGGAGGGCGCCCGATGA
- a CDS encoding ABC transporter substrate-binding protein — MVNGRNVERRTILKAAGATAATLGLAATTGCGGDGGASADGTVTIRYAWWGAEDRAQRINKTIALFEKKYPKIKVKTDFQPYLDFWKKFNTQASGGNPPDVFQNAIGFLRKYDAKNVLLDLSEQAKAGNLRMEGFRAGLEKFGEIDGKLLGVPVGSNSMALVIDKPVYARAGVKPEQGWTWDDYHAAMKKIREKTGRAGDTGPYNVMYLYDLYLRQNGKAFFTEDGLGFTEADLTDWWTKAKKGVEDGSYANQKKVAQIKPKSAVAGELAGGEFTWDNFTVRYTSEGKSEYGLAPIPTTDGKKTGQYLGSLMLSASKRTQHPKEVAQFIDFMVHDPEVAKIMGYDRGVPATQAQYDAYKPTDEVNKAIAAYEESLVEAGVLEPITPHPNGADVCEAAFLRIGEEVGLGKRSVDEAVKQFFTESKTALGS; from the coding sequence GTGGTGAACGGCAGGAATGTTGAGAGACGCACCATCCTGAAGGCGGCCGGAGCCACGGCAGCCACGCTGGGACTGGCCGCGACGACCGGCTGCGGTGGCGACGGAGGGGCCTCCGCGGACGGGACGGTGACGATCCGTTACGCGTGGTGGGGTGCGGAGGACCGCGCCCAGAGAATCAACAAGACCATCGCGCTCTTCGAGAAGAAGTACCCGAAGATCAAGGTGAAAACGGACTTCCAGCCTTATCTCGACTTCTGGAAGAAGTTCAACACCCAGGCCTCCGGCGGAAATCCGCCGGACGTGTTCCAGAATGCGATCGGCTTCCTCCGGAAATACGACGCGAAGAACGTGCTGCTGGATCTGAGCGAGCAGGCGAAGGCGGGCAACCTCCGGATGGAGGGATTCCGCGCGGGCCTGGAGAAGTTCGGCGAGATCGACGGCAAGCTCCTCGGCGTTCCTGTCGGTTCGAACTCCATGGCTCTGGTCATCGACAAGCCCGTCTACGCGCGGGCCGGGGTGAAGCCGGAGCAGGGTTGGACCTGGGACGACTACCACGCGGCGATGAAGAAGATCCGCGAGAAGACGGGACGTGCCGGTGACACCGGCCCGTACAACGTCATGTACCTCTACGACCTGTACCTGCGCCAGAACGGCAAGGCGTTCTTCACCGAGGACGGGCTCGGCTTCACCGAGGCGGACCTGACGGACTGGTGGACGAAGGCCAAGAAGGGCGTCGAGGACGGCAGCTACGCCAACCAGAAGAAGGTCGCCCAGATCAAGCCCAAGTCGGCGGTCGCCGGCGAGCTCGCCGGCGGCGAGTTCACCTGGGACAACTTCACCGTCCGCTACACCTCCGAGGGCAAGAGCGAGTACGGCCTGGCCCCCATCCCGACCACGGACGGCAAGAAGACCGGCCAGTACCTCGGCTCCCTCATGCTGAGCGCCTCCAAGCGCACTCAGCACCCGAAGGAGGTCGCCCAGTTCATCGACTTCATGGTGCACGACCCCGAGGTCGCCAAGATCATGGGCTACGACCGTGGCGTGCCCGCGACGCAGGCGCAGTACGACGCGTACAAGCCGACCGACGAGGTCAACAAGGCGATCGCCGCGTACGAGGAGTCCCTCGTCGAGGCGGGCGTCCTGGAGCCCATCACCCCGCACCCGAACGGCGCGGACGTCTGTGAGGCCGCCTTCCTGCGCATCGGCGAGGAAGTCGGCCTGGGCAAGCGCTCGGTGGACGAGGCCGTCAAGCAGTTCTTCACCGAGTCGAAGACGGCTCTCGGCAGCTGA
- a CDS encoding TIGR02611 family protein: MNTGSNEPGEVAVASNETGTGEAHGEQDRGLGSRAPEFIKARRALHLSWQVGVFIIGFAVVVTGIIMLPLPGPGWVVIFGGMAIWATEFVWAQLVLRWTKRKVTEAAQRALDPKVRRRNIILTSIGLVIIGVLVGIYLWKFGITMPWKLKDQ; this comes from the coding sequence ATGAATACGGGGAGTAACGAGCCGGGCGAGGTGGCCGTGGCGTCGAACGAGACGGGGACGGGCGAGGCACACGGCGAGCAGGATCGCGGGCTCGGCTCGCGTGCGCCGGAGTTCATCAAGGCCCGCCGGGCGCTGCACCTCAGCTGGCAGGTCGGCGTCTTCATCATCGGATTCGCGGTCGTCGTGACCGGCATCATCATGCTGCCACTGCCCGGACCGGGGTGGGTCGTGATCTTCGGCGGCATGGCGATCTGGGCGACGGAGTTCGTCTGGGCCCAGCTGGTGCTGCGCTGGACCAAGCGGAAGGTCACCGAGGCGGCGCAGCGCGCCCTCGATCCCAAGGTGCGGCGCCGCAACATCATCCTGACGTCGATCGGGCTGGTGATCATCGGCGTGCTGGTCGGCATCTACCTCTGGAAATTCGGCATCACCATGCCGTGGAAGCTCAAGGACCAGTGA
- a CDS encoding SsgA family sporulation/cell division regulator translates to MNTTVSCELHLRLVVSSESSLPVPAGLRYDTADPYAVHATFHTGAEETVEWVFARDLLAEGLHRPTGTGDVRVWPSRSHGQGVVCIALSSPEGEALLEAPARALESFLKRTDAAVPPGTEHRHFDLDQELSHILAES, encoded by the coding sequence ATGAACACCACGGTCAGCTGCGAGCTGCACCTGCGCCTCGTTGTGTCGAGCGAGTCCTCCCTGCCTGTCCCCGCAGGCCTGCGGTACGACACGGCCGACCCCTACGCCGTGCACGCCACCTTCCACACCGGAGCCGAGGAAACCGTCGAGTGGGTGTTCGCCCGCGACCTCCTCGCCGAGGGACTTCACCGCCCTACGGGCACCGGCGACGTCCGCGTCTGGCCGTCGCGCAGTCACGGCCAGGGCGTCGTGTGCATCGCCCTGAGCTCGCCGGAGGGCGAGGCCCTGCTAGAGGCCCCGGCACGGGCCCTGGAATCCTTCCTGAAGCGGACCGACGCCGCCGTGCCGCCCGGCACGGAACACCGGCACTTCGACCTCGATCAGGAGCTCTCGCACATCCTGGCGGAAAGCTAG
- a CDS encoding CGNR zinc finger domain-containing protein, whose product MLITHDTRCALDTVVDLVNTAPEDDTAPDGLPDVATLVDFVRNHEISDVGVLSDFDLSAVRKIRGRFAAVFAAPDARAAAGQINELVAAAGTTPRLTDHDGYDWHVHYFAPGASVADHLAADCGMALAFFVVAGEQERLRRCEAPDCRRAFVDLSRNRSRRYCDSRTCGNRLHVAAYRARRKEAAG is encoded by the coding sequence GTGCTGATCACCCACGACACCCGGTGCGCCCTCGACACCGTGGTCGATCTGGTGAACACCGCACCGGAGGACGACACGGCCCCGGACGGGCTGCCGGACGTGGCGACCCTCGTGGACTTCGTGCGGAACCACGAGATCAGCGATGTCGGGGTGCTCTCGGACTTCGACCTCTCGGCGGTGCGCAAGATCCGCGGGCGCTTCGCCGCCGTCTTCGCCGCTCCGGACGCCCGGGCCGCGGCCGGGCAGATCAACGAGCTGGTCGCGGCGGCCGGCACCACGCCCCGGCTCACGGACCACGACGGCTACGACTGGCATGTGCACTACTTCGCGCCCGGTGCCTCCGTAGCCGATCACCTCGCCGCCGACTGCGGGATGGCGCTGGCGTTCTTCGTGGTCGCCGGGGAGCAGGAGCGCCTGCGGCGGTGCGAGGCACCGGACTGCCGGCGCGCCTTCGTCGACCTGTCCCGGAACCGCTCGCGGCGGTACTGCGACAGCCGCACCTGCGGAAACCGCCTCCACGTGGCCGCGTACCGGGCGCGCCGCAAGGAGGCGGCGGGCTGA